The genomic stretch AACGGGGCCCAGGACAAAAAGCAGCAGGACGACGGCGTACACCTCATAGAAGGGCATGAGCCAGGTGTACACACTGGGCGGGGCAATGAGCACGGTGAGGCTTGAGGCGGCGCCGGCGGCCCAGGCGGCTGCGGCAAGCTTTGCGGGCATCTCGTCCGGGTACAGTATTCTCATAAACTGGAGAAAGGCCGGGAGCGCCAGATAAAATCCGAGGTACTGCACGATATAGACGGCGTTCCAGCTTAAGTCCGGAAAATAGCTTAAAAGGAAAATCTCGCCTGTGACGCTTGCCCTTGCCGCTATGAATAAGCAGAGCAGGGCGCAGAAAAGAGGAGCCCTGTCCTTGCGGCGCAGCAGGTAAAGCCCCAGGTGGTATACGGCCATGATCAGCAGACCGCCGCACAAAAAGAGGGTGCTGAAGGCCTGTTTTTCCCGCAGCGCCTGGAGCTGGCCGGGAGTGCCCATTTTTATGTCCGTCCAGATGCCTCCCTTGCGGTGGGTGAAATTGGCGATCTGCAGTACGATTTCAACAGTTCCGGCATCGTTTTGGAAGCTGACAAGCCGGGGAAAGGACTGGGGTCGGGTTTCGTCCTTGCTTGTCGCCACCCTGCCGTTTTCCGAGAGGAGCTCGCCGTTGACCCACAGGCGGTAGGAAGTGGCAAAATCCAGTATTTTAAGGCCCAGCACCGGCTCACCGGCATTGGTATGGACAACAAGCCGGTAGGTGGCATAGCCCTCGCCCGGCAGCTTTTGCCCTTTCCCGCTCCCCGGCGGCGCGTAACCGTTCCAGGTGCCGGGAACGCGAATAAATCCGGTCCGGGAGGCTGCCCCGCCGCTTTTAAAGTCTTCGGGGGCAAGAAGCTGCCGCCAGTAGAATTCCCACTCGCCTTCCAGGCTCAAAACGCCATCCCGCCCGAAGGACCAGTTCCTGAGGTCAAGCATGCCCTGTGCAGCCCGGGGGGGCTGCGGCGCCTTCGACGACAGATGTCCGGATATGTAAAAGGCCGCGGTCCCCAGGACTGCTGCGGCCAGGAGAAGAAATACCGCTGTTTTCAGCTTTCCGGCATTGCTCAAGATATGCACCTCCTGTCTCCTGTACTAAAATTGCAACATATCAATGAAATATGCTATAATTTAATATATATTGGTATTATAGCAGATATTTGAGGGATATAGAAGGAAGGAGGCGTGAATCTTGGCAGGCGAAAAAATCATGATTGTGGACGATGAGGCGGTTGTCCATGAGCTTCTTACCCATTATCTCGAAAGAGAAGGCTTCAAGGTGTTTTCGGTTTACAGCGGGAGCCATGTCCTGGACAAAACCGCCTTCCACAAACCCGACCTGATACTGCTGGACATTCTGCTGCCGGGGCTGGACGGCATTGAAATCTGCCATGAGCTCCGCAAAAAAACGGATGTACCCATTATCTTCATCACCTCAAGGGACGCTCCCCATGAAGTGGCGCTGGGGCTTGGCATCGGCGGGGACGATTACGTCAAAAAGCCCTTCAACCCCGTGGAGGTGGTGGCCAGGGTCAGGGCGCAGCTGCGCCGCTTCCGGAAGCAGTGCGCATTGCAGGAAGACGAGCCTGCCGTCCTTGCGTTTGGCGACCTGCGCATCAACCTGTTCGACCGTACCGTGGAGATGAAAGGGGAACGGGTGGAGCTTACCGTCAAGGAGTATGACCTGCTTCTTTTTCTGGCTCAGAACCCCAACCGGTACTTCAGTTCCGACCAACTGATCGAGGCGGTGTGGAATCACCCCCGGTCCATCAGCCAGAAGGCTTTGATGACCCATATCAGCAACCTGCGCAGAAAGCTGGGGGAGGACCCCGACAGCCCCAGGTACATTGCCACGCTGAAAGGGGTCGGCTATATGTTCAGCAGCCGCTAGGCGCGCTGCATATGCATCCTGTTCTCGCATAAACTGTTCAAGCAAATAGTGAATATCCTTCAACGAGCTGCTTCGCTCTTGATAGTTTCATACAGCATCGCGTATTCGCATTGCTTGGCTCCTTTGTCCATAAGGCTTCTAAGTGATATCGTTTTTTGCCCCGGCGCCGTTTTGTTTAGAACAGCCGTCGACAAAACATAAAAATCCCATTGTAACAAGTCAAGCGGATTAAGGGTCGCCTGCTCCTTATGTTTTAGTATGCAAAACACATAGACGTCGGATTGACGCTTTTTTTCTGCATCATATTCATTTGTAACGCTGTCCCAGCCGTAGGTTGGCTGGATACCAAAGCTTATTTTTGATAAATTCTGTTGGCTCCAAGACTGAAGATATGCAGAAGTTTTGACTTCTACACGAATGCCTTCTTTGGAAAGCAAATCATATTTATCCCACGATACACTAATACCCTCTGTAATACCAAGCGCCATAGCAACTATGAATTCAGCCAGTCTGCCTCTTTCGGTATTACCAATAAGATCAGAATACGCCCAGGCCCAAAAATCTCTTAGCGTACAGACATCGCTGCCTGCATTCAAAAATTGTTCGTTGCCTGTCTTTTTCTTTATTTCAATGGCAGGATATTTGCATCCTTTTTCGACAGTTTTCTTTTCCATATGTCTTCTCCAGTGACATCTTCTTTGCATAAAATTCTTCCGGTACCACTCATGCTAATCCTCAGTGGTTTGTATAATACTCTACTTTCAAAATAGTCATAGATACATCATGCTCATAATTTCCCCGAGTGCACTCGTAAACAATAATATTGCTATATAATTGTCCAAACCATACAGAGCCAGGCGAAAGATAGAACTGCTTTTGATTCTGCTCATATTGAATCGCTCTGTATGCATGACTTTCTGTAGGAATATTTTTTACTACTTTCCCAAATCTCTTGGCTGCATTTGAGCATTTGATTGCGGTAACGGATGTCCCCTTGGAGCATATAAGAATATAGGGTTCCTTCATAAAATCTAAAATCCTGTTCCCGCACGCGTGCTTTGATACATAAAACTGGTTTGCCAAACTACTCATTAAGGTAAAATCAAAAACAGTCCCTGCTAAAAGTGGCTTAAAAAGCAACTCAGGCATTAATAATTCGACAGCGAATTGATTCGCCTCAGCTTCTATAGAAGAATAGTTATCTACAACTTCCATGTCTTGATTTGAGCATCTGAAACTTGACTCCCCATCCAATGTATATGGAGGTTTATGCCTTAAAAAATAATGGCCAAGCTCATGGGCAAAAGTAAAGTTTTGGCGTCCGATGTTTTCAATATATGTATTGATAAGGATACCTTTCTTTTCACCTCTGTATATCAGCATCCCGCTGAAATCCTTTTCTGAAGGCAAAGAACGTCGCTTTACTTTTATCTTCTCCTGACGCGCAATATCGTCAAAATATGGAGCCGGAACGTCCTTTATACCCATTGTTTCCAAAACCCATTTTGCTTTGGCCGTCGAAGTGTTTGCGTTAAACATCACTCGTCCTCCGCAAACATCTCATCAATCGCTTGCATCAGTTCGTTGGAAGACTTTTTACTGATTTCTCCACGAGCCGCTAACTGGAGCTGCCCATCTTGTTTTACTGCCGGGAAGTCTATAACCTTGTTAGTATCCCTTTGTTCAATGGGTTTTGTTTTTACCGCTTTTATTTCCTCGCATAATGCCATTAATTCATTTGCTTTAGCAACAATGCGCTGTTGCTCGGCAAGAGGTGGAAGGGGAAAAAGCATGTTATGTAATTCCTCAATCGAAATACCCTTAACTGTTGTACCCTCACCTCGGATACTCAGAGTTTTATAGTATGCGATAATATATCGCAAATCAATGTTCATTCTTGAAATAATTAGAGCCCTTAAATCTTGGTTGATTGCCACAGGAATTGTGTTAATAGCTATTTTACCTAATCCCATACGAGTACAAACAATAATACTATTGGCAGGTATAAGGTTAGATGAGCTTTCTTCTAACCCTAACTCAGTTATACAATCTCGTGTTTTGTCTAATATTGGCCCCGTGAGATCTTTTACACTCGCCCATGGTATATTACCATTCCAGTACGCTAAATTTTGCTTAGAAGGCGTTCCTCCACCAATATTTTGAATAATAATATCCCCTAACCTGCACCAAACCCATCCCTCAGGCAAGTCGTAGGGAATTTCATCCTCTGAAATAGGAGGTAGAGGCTTTTCTTTTTTTATTTTCCCTTCTTTCACAAGACGAGCTTTTTCAGCACGAATGCGCTCTAGCAAAACTGAAGCCGGTTCGTCATGTATATCCTGTGGCACAAGTTTTCCTTGTACCGCCGCTTGAAGGATAGATTTCGGTAAATACTCTTCAAAACGGCTCTCAAGAGCATCCAGTTCCTGTTCAGCTGCCTCTAATTCATCGCATAATGCCATTAATTCATTTACTTTAGTAACAATGCGCTGTTGCTCGGCAAGAGGTGGAAGGGGAAACAGCGTGGACAGGAAATCTTCTTGAGAAACACTCGGCGAATTAAACCCGGAAAGCAATGATAAATAATATGTCTTGACAAATGGAGACAAAAGAAAACTAATGAAGTAATTTATCTCAATTTTAATTGGCTTGAACACAACAAAACCCGTACTGCCAATATAGTTTTCTTTTTCGTCCTCAACCACTGCAATATTATTTAAATACGGACGCACGAGAGAATAAACAATAAAGCCCTTTTGAAGCACCCTTCGCGCACGAGACGAGAGACTTTTGACAGGGATTTGCTTTACGTCCTTTATACAATATTTTTTATTATCAATTGCATCAATATCAACATAATTTACCAATGTATTTTCGGGTAAGTTTTTATGAATATTATTGTTTTCTGCTATCTGGATAAGTTCTCCTAACCTGCACCAAACCCATCCCTCCGGCAAGTCGTAAGGAGTTTCATCCTCCGAAATAGGTGGCAGAGGTTTTTCTTTTTTAATCTTTCCTTCCTTAACAAGTCGCTCTTTCTCAGCACGGATACGCTTCAGCAAAACCGAAGCCGGTTCGTCATGTATATCCTGAGGCACAAGTTTTCCCTGTACCGCCGCCTGCAATATAGATTTACGCAATTCCGCTGCTTTCATAGCACATCCTCCTGTGCCAGGGCTATTTGAATCTTTGCGAGTATACTTTCAATTCTCTCTGTTAAAATTGCCTTCTCATTGCGATATTGCGCAATAAATTCATCCGGAGGCAAAATTTCCTCGGTTTCGTGAGGAAACCCGCAAAAATCCAAATTATACTCCGCCGCAATGATATCCTCCACAGGAACATATTGGGAAACATCGCTCTCTTTACGATTGTTCCACCATGCACGCACAGGCGCGAAGTGCTCGTACAACATCGGCTTTGTTTTTGAAAAATGCTTATAGCCTTGAGGCATTTCCAAGCGGTAAAACCATACGCCTTGTGTGGGTTTCCCTTTTGTAAAGAAAAGCAGGTTTGTATTTATGTTGGTATATGGTGCAAACACGTCCTTAGGCAAACGAACAATGGTATGCAGATTGTTTTCCTCCAACAGTTTTTTCTTGATAGCAGCTTTTACGCCTGTTCCAAATAAAAATCCATCCGGCAAAACCATGCCACAGCGTCCGCCGTCTTTAAGAAGTGCCATGATGTGTACTAAAAACAGATCCGCTGTTTCCGTGTTTCGTAATTCTGCTGGCACCGACTGAGAAATGGCTTTCTCTTCCGCCCCTCCAAAAGGCGGATTGGTAACAATAACGTCTACCTTATCAGCCAAACTATAATCTGTTGTCGGCGTACGCAAGGTATTGTCGTGCCTAATCAATGGCACATCAATGCCATGGGCAATCAAGTTAGTGACGCACAGTAAAAAGGGGAAAGGCTTCTTTTCGATACCCCTAATGGTTTTTTGCAATGTTCTATACTCATCAGCCGTCTTGATATCAAAACGGTCAATGACACTGGTTAAAAATCCGCCGGTTCCACATGCCGGATCAAGGACAATTTCACCTAACTGAGGGTTCACTTTATCTACAATAAATCTGGTAACGGGCCTCGGAGTATAGAATTCCCCGGCTTTGCCAGCGCTTTGCAGATCCTTGAGCATGGATTCGTAAATGCCATTGAATAAATGAGCGGTTTTTACTTCATCAAAGTTAATATCAGCATTAATTTTATTAATAACTTGCCGCAAAAGCGTTCCTGATTTCATGAAGTTATTTACGCCTTCCATGACATCACGGACAAGGAATTTTCGTGGATCTCCATCTGAAACATCCAAATTGCGCAACGTCCGGAACATATTTTCTACATGCTCAATCAGGGCATCTCCGGTAATGCCTTCATCGTCTTCAGCCCAGTTTCTCCATCGATATTGCTCGGGAATAACCGGAACATAATCATCCTCTAATTCCCATTCCTGTTCTTTGTAATCAAATGCTTTTAGGAAAAGCAACCAAGCAATCTGTTCTATGTACTGCGCATCGCCGTTTATCCCCGCATCGATACGCATAATGTCTTTCAGGGCCTTTGTTGTATTTGATATAGCCATTTGGCTTACCTCCTCAAATTATGCGACATAAAGTTCTTGCTCTAACTCCCGTATAGCCTGTTTGAATTTTTCTTTTCCCCCAAAGATTTTGTTGACAATAAACTGAGGGGTTCCAAACTCTCTTATGGGATTTACCTTTAAAACATCCAAACTCTCTATATTAGAAATGCCCGAATCGGCATATTTGTCCAACAAAGCGTCCAAAACAGCCGCCGCTTTTTCCCCGTATTTAGCAAAATAATTTCGTTTTTTTACCTTATTTGCCCTTTCACGCCTTGTTAAAGGGGGTTGGTCAAATGCAATATGACACAGCAAATCAAACGGGTCAAATTCATGCCCGATTTGCTCCTGTAATTCTTCGATTAAGACGCCTTGTTCAGCAAGCTCGTCTAAAATGGCCTGCTTGCGTTCCGCGCTGTTCCAAACATGTAAAAAATCATGCAACGAGGCATACTTACTCAAAACATTTCGTTTTGTATAGTCTGTAAGAGATTCCGTAATCAATTTCCCATTTTTATCGATGTATTGAACTCTTTGCTTTAAAACAGATACCTCTACATCACCCACGTAGTATTTTTTACGTTTGCCAGACTCCGAATCGTTATCAATGGTGTAGTCCTTAGGATCTTCTCTTACAAATTCGCTATCGGAATCAGAATCATGTATATTGCCATTTTCATCAGGCATATATTCATCATCCTGTTCACAGGGCCCGTCAAAGTCAGGATCGGCAAACAATCGCGTAGCATCTCTAAAATCAAAAATAGTAAAGAACACTTTCCCTAAATCTTCGCGAATCCGGGTGCCGCGTCCAATAATCTGCTTGAATTCAGTCATGCTGTTGATGTTGGTATCCAACACAATATATTTGACGGTCTGTATATCTACGCCGGTTGTCAACAATTTTGACGTTGTTACTAAAACGGGATATCTGCTGGACACATCGCGGAAATTGTCAAGCTGTTTTTTTCCGATATCGTCATCACCGGTTATTCGCATCACATAGCGCTCGTCTTCTTTTACAAAATCGCTGTTCTCGTTAATTAGTGCCTGCCGCATGCGATCAGCGTGTTCAGTATCAACGCAGAAAAAGATGCTTTTATCCATTCGAGCGTTATGCGCTTTTAAATAATTGGAAACCACTTTTGCAACCACTTTAGTACGTTGCTCCAATACCAATTCCCGGTCAAAATCGGTAATGTTATATTCACGATCCTCTATAATATTTCCAAAACGATCCGTCTGTCCAAGATAAGGACGGAAGCCTTCGGCATCCTTATCAAGTAAGACTCGAATTACCCGATATGGAGCTAAAAATCCATCTTCAATACCTTGTTTTAACGAATATGTATAGACTGGTTCCCCAAAATAATCAATATTAGAAACCTCTTTCGTTTCTTTTGGCGTTGCCGTTAAGCCGATTTGCGTAGCAGATTTAAAATATTCTAAGACCTCTCGCCATTCACTGTCAGCTTTGGCGCTGCCGCGGTGACATTCATCAACAACAATTAAATCGAAAAAATCAGGACTAAATTGACGGAAAATATCCTTGTCGCCTTCACCTGTAAGCCCTTGGTAAATAGCCAGGTATATTTCATATGATTTATCCACATGGCGATGGCGAATAATTGTCATTTTATCTTTAAATGGAGCAAAATCATTAGTATAAGTCTGGTCAATAAGCGCATTTCGGTCTGCTAAAAATAGAATACGTTTTTTAATACCCGCTTTCCAGAGTCTCCAAATAATCTGAAATGCTGTATATGTTTTTCCGGTTCCGGTTGCCATGACCAGTAATACTCTATTATTCCCTTTAACAATAGATTCAACAGTGAGATTAATCGCATTTAGCTGATAATATCGCGGTTGCTTATCAGGCCTTTCAACATAATAAGGCTCCGTAATAACTTTTTCTTGCTTTTCATCTATACCTTTGTATTGCTTATACATGCTCCATAGTGTTTCAGGTGAGGGGAATTCAGAGATGGATAAAATTGTTTCACGATTACTGCCTTCACTATTGCGGTTATGAAAAGTGAAACCGTCACCATTTGATGTAAATACAAACGGCACGCGTAATTGTTCGGCATAACCTAATGCTTGCTGCATTCCATCCGATATTGTATGATTGTTATCCTTTGCCTCAATAATAGCAATGGGAATGTGTGGTTTATAGAAAAGGACATAATCTGCATATTTAGCCTTATCTCTCTTATAAGACCCGCCGCGAGCTATAATTCGCCCTTTTGTAATAGCATATTCTTCACGGATTTGAACATCAGTCCACCCAGCAGCTTTAATAGCCGGAGTTATAAACCTTGTACGTATTTCTTGTTCAGTAAGTGATCTCTTGTCCATTTTCTCACCACACAAAATAAGTATTTTAATTTTCGGTTTTCGTTTTTATTCGAGCATCTCTCGGTTTTTCCGCATCCTTTGGTATCGCCCATGCCCAACCTAAGCGAACAGCGCCTTTTACTCGGCCCTGCTCGCATAAGACCTGCACCCTGCGCGGGGATATATTCCATTTTTCAGCGGCCTGTTTTGCCGTTAAGTAATCCATCGCGAATACCTCACAGAACAGAAAATTCCAACTTCCATTATATGCGAAGAAACGAATAATTTCAATATGCCTGCAGAAAAATTTACAATTAAAGCGAAAAACCGCCGGCCAAAGCCTTTAAGCCCTGACCGGCGGTATTATTTTATTACCCTACAATTCCACATTTACTTCCGTCCCTGTCTTAAACTCCACCGTCAGCCTGCCGTCATATACAGTAACCCTGTTGACAATCCTTCTGACAAGCTTGTCGTCAAACTCAAAAAAGATGCCAGACTGGCTGTTTAAAAATTCCTCCATCTCGGCGACGCTCCGGCGCTTACCGTGAATGTCGGCGCTGCCCGAAAGGATTTTGCCCTTGATCTCCCGCAGGCGGTAAATCTCCTCGACCACCGCCTCATAGTTTTGCCCGCCGCTGGCGAGCCTTACAAGCTCGTCCTGAAGCTGCGCAAGCTTTTCCTCGATTTCATCAACGCCCTGCCCGGCTCCGCCGCCTATGACGGCCTCCACGTTTTTCCGCATGGCGGAGATAAACTCCTCCTTGCCCAGCACCAGCTTGTTGATTGCCTTCACCACACCACGCTTGAGATCCGCTTCCTTGACGCTCTGCGAATGGCACTCAGGCGTACGGCACTCAATCTTCCTGACGCACCGCCAGACCACCGTCGGCCGGTTGCCGTAATACCAGGTAATGCGCCGGTACAACTCCCCGCAGTCGCCGCAAAAGACGATGCTTGAAAGCGCGTACTTGCAGCTGTAGCACCGCATTTTCCCGCCGACGTCGGTGAAAGGCTTGGCCCGCCTTGCAAGCTCCTCCTGAACCTGCATGTAGATTTCCCTTGGGATGATCGCCTCGTGGCTGTTTTCCACATAATACTGCGGGACAATGCCGTTGTTGATTACCCGCTTTTTGGTCAGGCAATCGACGGTGTAGGTCTTCTGGAGAGGCGCGTCCTCCATGTATTTTTCGTTTTTCAGTATCTTCCTTATCGTTTCCGGCCGCCACTTGGGCTTGCCCGCCGCGGTAAGGATGCCGTCGGCCTCAAGCCCCTTTCCTATCTGCAGAAGGCTTGAGCCTTCGAGAAACTCGCGGAAAATGCGCTTGACAATCTCCGCCTCTTCCGGCACAACCACAAGCT from Heliomicrobium modesticaldum Ice1 encodes the following:
- a CDS encoding response regulator transcription factor; translation: MAGEKIMIVDDEAVVHELLTHYLEREGFKVFSVYSGSHVLDKTAFHKPDLILLDILLPGLDGIEICHELRKKTDVPIIFITSRDAPHEVALGLGIGGDDYVKKPFNPVEVVARVRAQLRRFRKQCALQEDEPAVLAFGDLRINLFDRTVEMKGERVELTVKEYDLLLFLAQNPNRYFSSDQLIEAVWNHPRSISQKALMTHISNLRRKLGEDPDSPRYIATLKGVGYMFSSR
- a CDS encoding ImmA/IrrE family metallo-endopeptidase, with translation MFNANTSTAKAKWVLETMGIKDVPAPYFDDIARQEKIKVKRRSLPSEKDFSGMLIYRGEKKGILINTYIENIGRQNFTFAHELGHYFLRHKPPYTLDGESSFRCSNQDMEVVDNYSSIEAEANQFAVELLMPELLFKPLLAGTVFDFTLMSSLANQFYVSKHACGNRILDFMKEPYILICSKGTSVTAIKCSNAAKRFGKVVKNIPTESHAYRAIQYEQNQKQFYLSPGSVWFGQLYSNIIVYECTRGNYEHDVSMTILKVEYYTNH
- a CDS encoding restriction endonuclease subunit S; protein product: MKAAELRKSILQAAVQGKLVPQDIHDEPASVLLKRIRAEKERLVKEGKIKKEKPLPPISEDETPYDLPEGWVWCRLGELIQIAENNNIHKNLPENTLVNYVDIDAIDNKKYCIKDVKQIPVKSLSSRARRVLQKGFIVYSLVRPYLNNIAVVEDEKENYIGSTGFVVFKPIKIEINYFISFLLSPFVKTYYLSLLSGFNSPSVSQEDFLSTLFPLPPLAEQQRIVTKVNELMALCDELEAAEQELDALESRFEEYLPKSILQAAVQGKLVPQDIHDEPASVLLERIRAEKARLVKEGKIKKEKPLPPISEDEIPYDLPEGWVWCRLGDIIIQNIGGGTPSKQNLAYWNGNIPWASVKDLTGPILDKTRDCITELGLEESSSNLIPANSIIVCTRMGLGKIAINTIPVAINQDLRALIISRMNIDLRYIIAYYKTLSIRGEGTTVKGISIEELHNMLFPLPPLAEQQRIVAKANELMALCEEIKAVKTKPIEQRDTNKVIDFPAVKQDGQLQLAARGEISKKSSNELMQAIDEMFAEDE
- a CDS encoding type I restriction-modification system subunit M — its product is MAISNTTKALKDIMRIDAGINGDAQYIEQIAWLLFLKAFDYKEQEWELEDDYVPVIPEQYRWRNWAEDDEGITGDALIEHVENMFRTLRNLDVSDGDPRKFLVRDVMEGVNNFMKSGTLLRQVINKINADINFDEVKTAHLFNGIYESMLKDLQSAGKAGEFYTPRPVTRFIVDKVNPQLGEIVLDPACGTGGFLTSVIDRFDIKTADEYRTLQKTIRGIEKKPFPFLLCVTNLIAHGIDVPLIRHDNTLRTPTTDYSLADKVDVIVTNPPFGGAEEKAISQSVPAELRNTETADLFLVHIMALLKDGGRCGMVLPDGFLFGTGVKAAIKKKLLEENNLHTIVRLPKDVFAPYTNINTNLLFFTKGKPTQGVWFYRLEMPQGYKHFSKTKPMLYEHFAPVRAWWNNRKESDVSQYVPVEDIIAAEYNLDFCGFPHETEEILPPDEFIAQYRNEKAILTERIESILAKIQIALAQEDVL
- the hsdR gene encoding EcoAI/FtnUII family type I restriction enzme subunit R, which encodes MDKRSLTEQEIRTRFITPAIKAAGWTDVQIREEYAITKGRIIARGGSYKRDKAKYADYVLFYKPHIPIAIIEAKDNNHTISDGMQQALGYAEQLRVPFVFTSNGDGFTFHNRNSEGSNRETILSISEFPSPETLWSMYKQYKGIDEKQEKVITEPYYVERPDKQPRYYQLNAINLTVESIVKGNNRVLLVMATGTGKTYTAFQIIWRLWKAGIKKRILFLADRNALIDQTYTNDFAPFKDKMTIIRHRHVDKSYEIYLAIYQGLTGEGDKDIFRQFSPDFFDLIVVDECHRGSAKADSEWREVLEYFKSATQIGLTATPKETKEVSNIDYFGEPVYTYSLKQGIEDGFLAPYRVIRVLLDKDAEGFRPYLGQTDRFGNIIEDREYNITDFDRELVLEQRTKVVAKVVSNYLKAHNARMDKSIFFCVDTEHADRMRQALINENSDFVKEDERYVMRITGDDDIGKKQLDNFRDVSSRYPVLVTTSKLLTTGVDIQTVKYIVLDTNINSMTEFKQIIGRGTRIREDLGKVFFTIFDFRDATRLFADPDFDGPCEQDDEYMPDENGNIHDSDSDSEFVREDPKDYTIDNDSESGKRKKYYVGDVEVSVLKQRVQYIDKNGKLITESLTDYTKRNVLSKYASLHDFLHVWNSAERKQAILDELAEQGVLIEELQEQIGHEFDPFDLLCHIAFDQPPLTRRERANKVKKRNYFAKYGEKAAAVLDALLDKYADSGISNIESLDVLKVNPIREFGTPQFIVNKIFGGKEKFKQAIRELEQELYVA
- a CDS encoding helix-turn-helix domain-containing protein, with protein sequence MDYLTAKQAAEKWNISPRRVQVLCEQGRVKGAVRLGWAWAIPKDAEKPRDARIKTKTEN